From a region of the Phaeodactylum tricornutum CCAP 1055/1 chromosome 4, whole genome shotgun sequence genome:
- a CDS encoding predicted protein gives MVSFCPYGPFLSLPAFSVLVATICTWVATFDCSFFRISNVSDRGESISIGLWTIEYFETYETVIWGETRTSTLGDGECVLWSKNSGAGVSDLDAPLWIARIFSLVASLASIPLLVAILAPSCMTFSSTFFRRLSIALISEGVCTLISLSAIRSKWCLDGEDCTIRFSGILCLLAVLFWFIAGCTSVCLKESAFLLSVFFNTL, from the exons ATGGTGTCTTTTTGCCCCTATGGCCCGTTCCTGAGCCTCCCCGCCTTCTCTGTCCTGGTCGCAACCATTTGTACCTGGGTTGCTACGTTCGACTGTAGCTTTTTCCGGATCTCCAATGTTTCCGATAGAGGCGAAAGTATCTCGATTGGTCTGTGGACGATAGAGTATTTTGAAACGTACGAAACGGTTATCTGGGGCGAAACCAGGACGTCAACGCTTGGAGACGGTGAATGTGTTCTGTGGAGCAAGAACAGCGGAGCGGGTGTTTCTGATTTGGATGCTCCACTTTGGATTGCCAGGATCTTTTCGCTAGTCGCGAGTTTGGCGTCTATCCCACTGCTTGTTGCGATTCTAGCACCGTCTTGTATGACCTTCTCTTCTACATTCTTTCGGCGCTTATCGATAGCCCTTATCTCCGAAGGTGTTTGCACGCTCATCAGTCTAAGTGCAATCCGGTCAAAATGGTGTCTTGACGGCGAGGACTGTACAATTCGATTTTCTGGCATTTTGTGTTTGCTTGCAGTGTTATTCTGGTTCATTGCTGGTTGCACCTCTGTTTGTTTGAAAGAAAG TGCCTTTCTCTTGTCTGTTTTCTTTAATACTCTCTAA